tgcCAGAGTTATacatacaaagtttaaaaatttcactGTCCGTATTTATATTCTGGCCACTATTACTTGTTTTATgattattacttaaaataatgtATTGTATGATGAGCCATTGTAAGATATGCCACCGTGTGAAAAGCTTGTCAATTTACCTATTATTTCAAACTCCTGGAAAAAGATACTTACGTGCCTTTCTCTTTTGTATTGTCTTATCTGTGGTCTAAaaggcatttattcattcaaatattgaCTGATTTCCTGATACCTACATGTTGTCACTGGGGATATTTTGTCATCACTGGGAAGTCTCTGCCTCCATTTATTGTGGTGGAATGTAAATGGAAGGTTCTttcaaaaataacctttttaGCCCTAGCACAGTGTCAGTGCCAAATACATACTAGTGCTTcaggttgtttctgtttttaattatttcataccttccactgaaaaataaatccaagtcCAACAGATCAATCTTACATCTACTTGGAAAAACTGGCATGTGCTCTGAGAAAACTATTGCTGGAATGAAACAAAATACAGCACTCACCTATATTTGTCACAGTAAAAGGACCCCTTCCTCAAATATAACAATAATTATTATGGCACTTTATTTATAGTTACaaagcattttaagaaatacacttGATCCTTCAACAAAGAGATGGGGGCTGACCCCAATGCAGTTCAAGTTCTGAGGATAACTTCCCAGTCAGGCCCCCACATCCCACGCTCTGCATCCATGAATTCAACCAATCGTGGATTGCATAGTAATATAGTACGCACTTACTGAAAAAATCTAAGTACAAGTGGGCCTGTGtggttcaaacccgtgttgttcaaaggtcaagtATACTGTAAGCAAGCCTTAAAACAACTGAGTGAAGTACTCAAGGAGAGAGAATAATTTTTGGGTTAAAAGGATGAGCTATGAGTCATCATTTAAtctcagctctgtgaccttcagaaaattactcaacctctctgaccCTATTTCCTcctatgtaaaattttaattttcgaAGCTACCTCAGTTACTGtgcagattaaaataaaatatttaaagtatttagtaGTGTTTAGCATAACAATCAATAAAAAGTGACTATTTTCATTTGTGATGATACTCTTCATCTGGttcaacagataaagaaaatgaagtttacaAAGGTTGAAAGGATTCATGGCTATAAAATGGAGGGGTGACATGCTGAACCCCAATCTTCTGGTTCTAAATCCTTTCAGTTTTAAGCCAGTGCATACTAAGGAAGACGTTAAGTAAATTAAATCACTGCCAGCATATTAATAACTTTAGTAATTACTTCAGGCTGAAGCTTTTATCATTTAATCAAGCTACCATCATCAAGTTTTCTTAAATTGTGAAATTAAAAGTATGTTATCTTATGCTACtacagcatctttttaaaaaaaccgaCTACTTCCCGTTTTTCCTCCCTTTGTTCATATATTTGAAGCTTTCACCTGTTTGAAACTTTAAGTCTAACTTTATAACTAACCCTTTGATACAAAGTCTCCTGAAGTCTTCTACAAACATTATACGTATTATTTAACCCTCAGATGGGGTTGCAGACAGCAAGGTCAGTATTACACTCGGTTTACACGTGAGATAACAAACCCAGTAAGATTAAATGCCCAAATCCAGGAAGTAATCTGATCCTAAATTCTGTTAAGATTATATCGTCGAGGCTTCTTAAAGTTAAGAAGGAGTGGGTGGGTGAAAACCTACTACTAATCACATGAAGGGAGATGATATTTAAGTACGAAAAACGATCACCTTCTAAAAAGTTGAAAACCCGGCAAGGTACGGGAACTTCTGATAATactgtaatttttaagaaacGTGGACTGGTCCTGACAAGATGTGTAAAATAGGGTTCAAACACCCAAAGACGGGCTTCAGAGCAAACCCAAGCCCCGTAAAAGCGCCGCACTGACTGGCAGATTCCACGCGAACCACTGGCTTCCCACGTGTCTTTCACGGAACGCAGACACGAGGCataaaggaaaccaaaaaggGTTGGGGGAAAGGTAAAAACAGCGGCTAGGGCTTCCCTGGGAGACTGAGGGCACGCgagggctggggcaggctggAAGGAGCAGCTGGCGGGCACCGAGATCTGAGAAGAGGCCTGGAAGCAGCATGGGGGAGGCTTCCGTCCGGGGAGCGGGCGGCCCGCGGGCCCCACCCTGTGGAGCGCCGCAGCGAGTCGGCTCTTTTGGTTCGAACCGGGGCGGAGGAGGAGAGAGCGCGGAAGAGGaatgcagagaggggaggggacgctAGAGCAGCGACAGGTGGGCGCGGGTCAGAGCCCGATATTCGCGGGGGTGGGGGCCGGCAGCACCTGCGCGCCCTCCGAGCCGCCGTAGCCCCGCCCCTCCGCGCGTGGCGCCCCGACGCTTGGCGCGCGGGCCGCTCTCCTTACAGAGGTCGCTCTTGTCCGAACGGTCGGCCTCCGCTGCGCCTGCGTGGTCGGGAGGGGAAGTGAGGCGGTTTCCTCGGCGCCTTttccggcggcggcggcggcagagctgggaggaggcggTGGAGGCCGCAGGGAGCCCGCGCTTGGGGCGGCGGCTGGAGGTAACCTCCGGGGCTGAGCTGGAAAGGCGGGCCCCCTCGGCCTCCGCTTTCCTCTGGAGCTGCAGCAGtaactcccttctccctctctgtgtctccgcAGGCGGCGCATCGAGTTCCCGCGAGGATCAATGACCTGACTGGGCGCCGGAGCCGCGCTGCCTCTCGGGTGGCCTGGGTCGGTGGTGAGCGCGGTGCTcgcgggccgggggccggggcgAAGGGCCGCACTCTCCCGCGGCGGAgtgaggagaaggcagaggagcgGGAACGGCAGCGGCGCTCGCGCGGCGCCTGCGGGGGGGAAGGGCAGTTCCGGGCCGGGCCGCGCCTCAGCAGGGCGGCGGCTCTCCGGGCGCAGACTCAGGGCCCCGGCGGCCGAGACGAGTGGAGTCATCGAGTTGGGAGGTCGGTGATGCCCGAGTGAGCGGCGGGCCCGGGCCTCTGCCCCGAGGAGGCGACTCCCACGCAGGCCGCACGGGCGCCCTCGCGACTGGGAGGCTTCGTTTCGGTTTCGTGGCGGCGGCGGCGTTGCTGGCAGAGGGGACCCGGGACACCTGAATGCCCCCGGCCCCGGCTCTTCCGACGCGATGGGGAAGGTGCTATCTAAGATCTTCGGGAACAAGGAAATGCGGATCCTCATGTTGGGCCTGGACGCGGCCGGCAAGACGACCATCCTGTATAAGTTGAAGCTGGGCCAGTCGGTGACCACCATCCCCACCGTGGGTTTCAACGTGGAGACGGTGACTTACAAAAATGTCAAGTTCAACGTCTGGGATGTGGGCGGCCAGGACAAGATCCGGCCGCTCTGGCGGCATTACTACACCGGGACACAGGGTCTGATCTTCGTAGTGGACTGCGCCGACCGCGACCGCATCGACGAGGCCCGCCAGGAGCTGCACCGCATTATCAATGACCGGGAG
This is a stretch of genomic DNA from Camelus ferus isolate YT-003-E chromosome 6, BCGSAC_Cfer_1.0, whole genome shotgun sequence. It encodes these proteins:
- the ARF6 gene encoding ADP-ribosylation factor 6 codes for the protein MGKVLSKIFGNKEMRILMLGLDAAGKTTILYKLKLGQSVTTIPTVGFNVETVTYKNVKFNVWDVGGQDKIRPLWRHYYTGTQGLIFVVDCADRDRIDEARQELHRIINDREMRDAIILIFANKQDLPDAMKPHEIQEKLGLTRIRDRNWYVQPSCATSGDGLYEGLTWLTSNYKS
- the LOC116664445 gene encoding translation initiation factor IF-2-like: MADWQDKKEPGSMITYLNLYATYVFHTLVASIQAQFLLDLVGFHGIRQVLLVGEDEDYGVPHLPVIDNAVQLLAGLVDAVAVGAVHYEDQTLCPGVVMPPERPDLVLAAHIPDVELDIFILDSTFPIASEEPGPGAFRCPGSPLPATPPPPRNRNEASQSRGRPCGLRGSRLLGAEARARRSLGHHRPPNSMTPLVSAAGALSLRPESRRPAEARPGPELPFPPAGAARAPLPFPLLCLLLTPPRESAALRPGPRPASTALTTDPGHPRGSAAPAPSQVIDPRGNSMRRLRRHREGEGSYCCSSRGKRRPRGPAFPAQPRRLPPAAAPSAGSLRPPPPPPSSAAAAAGKGAEETASLPLPTTQAQRRPTVRTRATSVRRAARAPSVGAPRAEGRGYGGSEGAQQTAPRR